From the genome of Sulfurovum sp. NBC37-1, one region includes:
- a CDS encoding response regulator transcription factor: MPKLTILYAEDDQVTRENYALVLEQYFRKVYTTKDGKEALVLYYKEKPDVLLLDINMPYIDGLEMVKTIREEDSETPVMILTAHSDKEKLLKAIPLGLTKYLVKPIKDDIFRKTMHELIARIKTKGLIHLKNSFIWNQGYTELSYQGTLVKLSQKEKLLIGLLTSPVEHFVSQERLIENIWHDEEIDKTHPNKLSQLIYRLHAKLSEKAGRKIVLIENSYALGYRLLI; this comes from the coding sequence ATGCCTAAACTGACCATACTCTATGCCGAGGATGACCAGGTCACACGAGAGAACTATGCTTTGGTCCTGGAACAGTATTTCCGTAAGGTGTACACGACGAAGGATGGGAAAGAAGCATTGGTACTCTACTATAAAGAGAAGCCCGATGTATTGCTTCTGGATATCAACATGCCTTACATCGATGGACTTGAAATGGTCAAAACCATACGGGAAGAGGACAGTGAGACTCCTGTGATGATACTGACTGCACACTCCGACAAAGAAAAACTCCTCAAGGCGATACCCTTGGGTCTTACCAAGTATCTTGTCAAACCCATCAAAGACGATATTTTCAGAAAAACCATGCATGAGCTGATAGCACGGATAAAGACAAAAGGTCTGATCCATTTAAAAAACAGTTTTATATGGAACCAAGGCTATACCGAGCTCTCTTACCAGGGTACCCTTGTCAAACTTTCACAAAAAGAGAAACTTCTTATCGGTCTGTTGACCAGCCCTGTCGAACATTTTGTTTCGCAAGAGAGACTTATCGAAAATATATGGCATGATGAAGAGATAGACAAGACCCACCCCAACAAACTTTCTCAGCTAATCTACAGATTGCATGCCAAACTTTCCGAAAAGGCAGGACGAAAAATAGTTCTGATAGAAAACAGTTACGCTCTTGGCTATAGATTGTTAATCTGA
- a CDS encoding Ig-like domain-containing protein encodes MKLTNIKIITLILAFTMSFFFLSGCGTGGISSDHQLDDGSDGGGGKTPSITTIQITPSNVIVPKGTTGQYKAIAYYSDNTIKDITPLATWKSEDNSIVEINVSGEEGGFAKAVEIGRTTVSATYNEIKSNTATVEVTAATLESLSLTPIKTTVPKGISVAYKVIGLYSDGSSSDLTQFSNFESTEPSIATIESQGMHPGVAHTLNIGTTKIYATFSTVKSNQGILIVTAARATGLQVTPADTRVPKGTTGTYTAVMYFSDNTSQDITNQATWVSGNSSIVDIVTSGITAGYAQALNIGKTTIKASYKGIQSNTAQIEVTEASLKSIYISPIVKTVPMGIQVQYSAIGIFSDNTSLDLTRFVKWKSSDTSVAVINSSSADAGMANTLNLGTSIITATFKGIVSNNATLNVIETTIQSIQITPAEVTVPTGTEDKFTAIAYYSDGSSHDVTSQATWISDNTDVVSIVPSGEDGGLGHALKHGTANITATLDGKTSNTAVVTVTGKALTHIHLVPAYTVEIPVGGHKTYKVWAYYDDSTTKDVTAFSTLSIADTSIATIGTSGEDLAKVTGINAGSTLVKASYKGKNDTAPLTVTAVELQSIQITPAEVTVPTGTEDKFTAIAYYSDGSSHDVTSQATWISDNTDVVSIVPSGEDGGLGHALKHGTANITATLDGKTSNTAVVTVTGKALTHIHLVPAYTVEIPVGGHKTYKVWAYYDDSTTKDVTAFSTLSIADTSIATIGTSGEDLAKVTGINAGSTLVKASYKGKNDTAPLTVTAVELQSIQITPAEVTVPTGTEDKFTAIAYYSDGSSHDVTSQATWISDNTDVVSIVPSGEDGGLGHALKHGTANITATLDGKTSNTAVVTVEGKIIKNVQITPNNITIPLGTTQQYEVTVIYEDSTVKNVTDQVHIQSLNTKVAVIDTDNRAEGISTGTAELTVTFQGIKSEREFLHVSDAE; translated from the coding sequence ATGAAGCTAACCAATATTAAAATAATTACACTGATACTTGCTTTTACAATGAGCTTTTTTTTTCTATCTGGCTGCGGAACAGGCGGAATATCTTCTGATCATCAACTTGATGATGGCAGTGATGGTGGCGGCGGCAAAACACCATCAATTACAACTATACAGATAACGCCATCAAATGTTATTGTTCCAAAAGGAACAACTGGACAATATAAAGCAATCGCCTACTATAGTGATAACACAATCAAGGATATCACACCTTTGGCTACCTGGAAATCAGAAGATAACTCAATCGTAGAAATAAATGTATCAGGTGAGGAAGGAGGTTTTGCAAAAGCTGTAGAGATCGGAAGGACAACCGTCAGTGCAACCTATAATGAAATAAAAAGCAATACCGCTACAGTAGAAGTAACAGCAGCAACACTTGAGAGTTTATCGCTAACCCCGATAAAAACAACCGTACCAAAAGGTATTAGTGTTGCATATAAAGTAATAGGTCTTTATTCTGATGGTAGCAGTTCGGATCTTACACAATTTTCAAATTTTGAAAGCACAGAACCTTCAATCGCTACCATAGAGAGCCAGGGTATGCACCCTGGTGTTGCTCATACATTAAATATTGGAACTACAAAGATTTATGCAACTTTCTCCACTGTAAAAAGCAATCAAGGTATTTTAATAGTTACAGCAGCCAGGGCAACAGGTCTGCAGGTCACACCTGCAGACACACGTGTTCCAAAAGGTACCACAGGAACTTATACAGCTGTCATGTATTTTTCTGACAACACAAGTCAAGATATCACAAACCAAGCAACATGGGTTTCTGGTAATAGTTCCATAGTGGATATAGTAACATCAGGAATTACTGCTGGGTATGCACAGGCATTGAACATAGGTAAAACTACAATAAAAGCTTCATACAAAGGAATACAAAGTAATACTGCACAAATTGAAGTTACAGAAGCATCACTGAAAAGTATTTATATATCACCTATAGTTAAAACCGTACCAATGGGTATACAAGTACAATACAGTGCCATTGGAATCTTTTCTGATAATACAAGCCTTGACCTGACTCGATTTGTGAAATGGAAAAGTTCAGATACCTCGGTTGCAGTAATCAACAGCAGCAGTGCAGATGCCGGCATGGCAAATACATTGAATCTTGGAACAAGCATAATTACAGCAACTTTTAAGGGTATAGTCAGCAATAATGCAACATTAAATGTAATAGAAACAACCATTCAGAGCATCCAGATCACACCGGCAGAGGTGACGGTACCGACAGGGACAGAGGACAAGTTCACGGCCATTGCGTACTATTCGGACGGTTCAAGCCATGATGTGACATCCCAGGCAACCTGGATCTCGGACAATACGGATGTGGTAAGCATCGTTCCATCCGGAGAAGATGGAGGCCTGGGACATGCACTGAAACATGGAACGGCGAACATTACGGCTACGCTTGATGGAAAAACCAGCAACACTGCCGTGGTGACTGTTACGGGCAAAGCGTTGACGCATATCCACCTTGTTCCGGCCTATACCGTGGAAATACCGGTAGGTGGGCATAAAACCTACAAAGTCTGGGCATATTACGATGATTCCACTACCAAAGATGTTACTGCCTTCAGTACTTTAAGCATAGCGGACACTTCTATTGCAACCATTGGGACAAGCGGTGAGGATCTTGCCAAGGTCACCGGAATCAATGCGGGAAGCACTCTGGTAAAGGCGAGCTACAAAGGTAAAAACGATACGGCACCTTTAACTGTTACGGCAGTAGAACTGCAGAGCATCCAGATCACACCGGCAGAGGTGACGGTACCGACAGGGACAGAGGACAAGTTCACGGCCATTGCGTACTATTCGGACGGTTCAAGCCATGATGTGACATCCCAGGCAACCTGGATCTCGGACAATACGGATGTGGTAAGCATCGTTCCATCCGGAGAAGATGGAGGCCTGGGACATGCACTGAAACATGGAACGGCGAACATTACGGCTACGCTTGATGGAAAAACCAGCAACACTGCCGTGGTGACTGTTACGGGCAAAGCGTTGACGCATATCCACCTTGTTCCGGCCTATACCGTGGAAATACCGGTAGGTGGGCATAAAACCTACAAAGTCTGGGCATATTACGATGATTCCACTACCAAAGATGTTACTGCCTTCAGTACTTTAAGCATAGCGGACACTTCTATTGCAACCATTGGGACAAGCGGTGAGGATCTTGCCAAGGTCACCGGAATCAATGCGGGAAGCACTCTGGTAAAGGCGAGCTACAAAGGTAAAAACGATACGGCACCTTTAACTGTTACGGCAGTAGAACTGCAGAGCATCCAGATCACACCGGCAGAGGTGACGGTACCGACAGGGACAGAGGACAAGTTCACGGCCATTGCGTACTATTCGGACGGTTCAAGCCATGATGTGACATCCCAGGCAACCTGGATCTCGGACAATACGGATGTGGTAAGCATCGTTCCATCCGGAGAAGATGGAGGCCTGGGACATGCACTGAAACATGGAACGGCGAACATTACGGCTACGCTTGATGGAAAAACCAGCAACACTGCCGTGGTGACTGTTGAAGGGAAAATAATAAAAAATGTTCAAATAACACCAAATAATATTACTATTCCTCTTGGAACGACACAGCAATACGAAGTTACTGTTATTTATGAAGACTCCACAGTAAAAAATGTGACAGATCAGGTACATATACAGAGTCTAAATACAAAAGTGGCAGTTATTGATACTGATAATAGAGCGGAAGGAATTAGTACTGGCACTGCTGAATTGACAGTAACTTTCCAGGGTATCAAAAGTGAAAGAGAATTTTTACACGTTTCTGATGCAGAGTGA
- a CDS encoding outer membrane protein: protein MKKIILNLTLLATISVADGNIVPVSTTTPSTEIAEENGIYVGLAFGNIFVNDDYTDEEISSNALVLQIGYQYNKYIAFEGRYNFGLNTSYKPGSTGNIIDDYNDDVSSWGTYIKPMYPIGNFTLYALLGYGGLMLKNLEKGDAYESAFQWGLGAKYNLSENLSLFADYIFLYNDTGFDYRAQLDDIDSDIWTLGVSYKF, encoded by the coding sequence ATGAAAAAAATCATTCTTAATTTGACATTGCTGGCTACTATATCAGTAGCAGATGGAAACATAGTGCCTGTGTCAACCACTACCCCATCGACTGAAATAGCCGAAGAGAATGGCATCTATGTTGGTTTGGCTTTTGGCAATATCTTTGTCAATGATGATTATACTGATGAAGAAATTTCAAGCAATGCATTAGTATTGCAGATTGGTTACCAGTATAACAAATATATTGCATTTGAAGGTCGTTACAATTTTGGACTCAATACAAGTTATAAACCTGGAAGTACCGGTAATATCATCGACGATTACAATGATGATGTTTCAAGTTGGGGTACTTATATTAAACCAATGTATCCCATAGGAAATTTTACGCTCTACGCACTGCTTGGATATGGCGGTTTGATGCTTAAAAATCTAGAGAAGGGGGATGCTTATGAAAGTGCATTTCAGTGGGGCTTAGGTGCAAAATATAATTTGAGTGAAAATTTATCACTATTTGCAGATTATATCTTTTTGTACAATGACACAGGATTCGATTATCGAGCGCAACTTGATGATATTGATTCAGATATTTGGACACTCGGTGTCTCATATAAGTTTTAA